The window CGGGTAGGTCTTGGTGTGCAGAAACCAGCTTTCCTCATAATTGACCCAGAATTTTTCCGCTATCGCTTCAATGTCGGCTTTTTTCCGCCGTGACGCCGGTAAAACTCTCTCGGTCAGTTTAAACAGCCCATCGCCCACAAAATCCTTGTATGCCTCCAGCGGGTGTTCGGGTAAGCCACTGTCGGCCAGGGCCTTGTTCATGCTGTCTGCGATGTCTTGCAGACTGTCCAACAGGGTTCCGTCCAGGTCGAAGATTACGGCTTTGATTTTGTGTTTCTTTTTCATGTGTTGGCACTTCCTTCGTTGTTAATAATTATAGGTTTGGATGCCTCTCCCGCGTAAAGCGATACATGCGGGAAAGGAATTTCGACATTGTTGGTGTTTAGAGTCTCCTTGATGCGGATCATCAGGGAAGATTTAAGATCAATATAATCATCAGTTTTGCCCCAGACGCCAAAAAGAAAATCAACGCTGTATGGGCCAAAATCATCCACCGCGATCAGTGGAGCCGGCTCTTTCAGGGCCAGCGGTTCAGATGCCGCGATTTCTTCCAGCAGCCTGCAAACCTTGTTCAGGTCTTCCTTGTAGGCCACGCTAACCTTGATGTTGATCCTGCGCGAGGGAAACCTTGTGAGGTTGATTACCTCTGTCTTGATCATGGTCTCATTTGGTACCCGCACGAACTGGTTGTCCGGGGTTTTCAGCTTCAGCGAGAGAAGGTCGATGCTTTCAACGGTTCCGCGGATTCCCGCGACCTCGATAAAGTCACCCGCCACAAAGGGCTTTTCAGAGATCAGGAAGATTCCGCTGATGATATTCGACACGCTGGTCTGGGAGGCAAAACCGATGGCTATGCCAACCACGCCAGCCGCGCCCAGTAGAGCTGAAAGCTTGAAGCCAAATTCATTCAGGACGCTCACCAGCAGGATCAGCATGCTGAGGTAATACACAAAGCGCACGATCAGAAGTTCGCTCTGGGGCGAAAATCTGTTCGTGACGATCCGCTTGGTGAGTTTCTTCAGCAACACGATCAGAGGTATGCCGATGGCCAGGGTGAGCAAAACACGTAAAACCACGTTCACCCTTTCCGGAGTAGCATACTGGCTGAATAAGTTTGTTAAGTCCATCTAATGAATTTAGGCTCCTTTGTTTGTGCAATTTGTTAATTTCACAAAGCCACGATTTTGAAAGGCTGTTATTTGTCTATCTTTTTTTAATAGGTTACTCCATTTCCAGACAAAAACAAACTAAACTTGACATCGAGGCCGCTTTTGAGAACTTTGCATCCATCCCCCAGCCAAGGAGCAACCAATGAAAATAGCCCAAATCGTTGGCGCCAGGCCCCAATTTGTGAAATTGGCCCCGCTTTCGCGCTTGATCCGAGAAAGCCATACTGAGATAATCATCCACAGTGGCCAGCATTACGACATCAAGATGAACGATGTTTTCTTCCGGGACATGCAGATACCCGCACCTGACCACAATCTGAACATTGGCTCCGGCAGCCAGGGGGTTCAAACTGCGGAAATCCTATCCGCCCTGGAAGCAGTTTTGGAGAAGGAAAGCCCCGATTGGGTAATTGTTTACGGTGATACCAACACCACCCTTGCCGGCGCTTTGGCCGCTGCCAAACTCGGGTTGAGGACAGCCCATGTGGAAGCCTGTCTGCGCAGTTTTAACCGGGCTATGCCTGAAGAGATCAACCGCGTGGTGGCTGACCATCTTGCTGACCTGCTTTTATGCCCCACCCCCACGGCTATGGAAAATGCCCGCCGTGAAGGACTGCAAGGCAAGGCCCGTCTGGTGGGCGATATCATGACCGACAGCCTGAAACTGGGTCTGGAACTGGCGGAGGGCTTTTCTGACATTCTAGCCGATCTTTCGCTCCAAGCTGGCTCGTTTTCGCTTCTAACCCTGCACCGTCCTTACAATGTCGACGATCCCGCCCGTCTGGAGCACATCCTGAAAGGCCTGAACTCTCTGGGCAAAACCATCGTGTTTCCAGTTCATCCGCGCACCCGCAACGTTTTGGCGCAGCTTAATCCCAAAAACTTTTCCTGCCTGCGCTTCATCGAGCCTCTCTCTTATCTGGACTTCATCAGCCTGATGGGCGCGGCGGACATGGTCCTGACCGATTCCGGCGGCATCCAGAAAGAGTCCTACATCATAGGCAAACCCTGTGTGACCCTGCGTTCCGAAACCGAATGGACCGAAACCGTGGACACCGGCTGGAATCTCCTCCTGCCCGTGGATTCCAGCTCTTTTCCTAATGCCATCCTGGATTTCCAGCCCCCTTCAGGGCGTCCCGAACTCTACGGCTCCGATGTTTCGAGAAAAATCCTCGATGTGCTGGAGCAATGAATTCCAGGGAGTGACCCATGTCTCATAAAGCACATCTGATCTTGATCGGAGGCGGCACCTGCAGCGGTAAGACAACCATCGCCAAAGCCATAGGCCGCCGTATCGGAAGCCTTAAAACAGTTATTCTGTCCCATGACAACTATTACCGCGACCTTTCCCATCTGAGCCCGGAAGAGCGCGCGAAGGTCAATTTCGATCACCCCGACTCCATCGACCAGGATTACCTGGTCCACGATCTCAAGCTGATGCTGGCCGGCGAAGCGGTCAACGTTCCGGACTACGATTTTGCCACCCACAGCCGCACCGAGGGCAAGCTCTGCATCGCCGGAGCCGAGGTGATCATCCTCGAAGGCATCTTCGCTCTCTATTACAACGAGCTGCTAAACCTCTCCGACCTTAAGATATTTCTGGATTCTGATTCCGACATCCGCCTCGCCCGACGCCTCCAGAGGGACATCTTGCAACGTGGGCGCGACGCTGAAAGCGTGCTAAACCAGTATCTAGAAACCGTGAAACCCTCACACCAGGCTTTCATCGAACCAACCAAAAAGAACGCCGACATCATCGTCCCCGGCGAAAAGGAATTCGACCGCGTGCTTTACTTGCTCAACGGCTATCTCCAGCACGTGATCGGCTCCAGATGAATCATGCACCTGGCTGGGCTTAAGGATTCGAATTAGGACTTGACAAAATCTTAGCACTCGAAAAAGAGGTTTGCTAATTACGTCTCTCGCGTTATCATATATGCAGATTGAAAAATACATTATGGAGGAACCAAATGAAACTCAGACCAATTGAAGAACATCTTGTGGTGAAGCCAGATAGCGCCATCGCTGAAAAGACAGTTGGTGGCATCATCATTCCCGACACCGCCAAGGAAAAGCCCCAGATCGCCGAAGTGATTGCCGTTGGCACCGATGAAGATCTGCAAAAGATCGTCAAAGTGGGCGACAGGGTCCTCTTCGGAAAATACTCCGGCACCGAGATCGAAATCGAAGGGGAAAAACTGCTCATCCTTTCCAAGGACGATATTCTTGCCATTGTGGAGTAATGATGCTGGAGATCACAAGCCAAAATTTCGAAGCGGAAGTGATGCAGTCCGAACTGCCCGTTCTGGTTGATTTCTGGGCGCCCTGGTGCGGTCCCTGCAAGGCTTTGGGGCCAACCGTGGAAAAGATCGCCGCCGAAACCGAGGGCAAGGTCAAGGTTGCCAAATGCAACATCGACAGCGCCTCGGATATCGCCACCCGTCTATCCATTATGTCCATTCCCACCCTTTTGGTCTTCCACAAAGGTGAGGTTGCCGCGCAGCTTATCGGGCTGGTGCAGAAAGACAAGATCATGGACAAACTCCGTCCCTATCTCTAAGCCACTCCCGCAAATAATCCCGCGCCCCGCTGGACCAGTTCCCCGGGGCGTTTTTTTACCCGACTACAAACGGAACGGCATGATATCCCTATTTTTTTGGAGAGCTGGTTATGGTGAGAACCGCAGATACGGATGGGAGATATAGGTCCCGCTGTAGTCGATGCTCGTTCCTTGCTCGACTCCAGTAAGGTATTGCCGGTATTACAGTAGTCTGAAAACCTTATCAGGCCGCCAGTTCGTCACGCGGGATGATCTGGGACGGCAAAACCTCAAGCGGTTTTGCCAAAGGCGGCAATGGACATCTCTGTCCCGCTTTGTGGGTTTCTCCCTGCACGGTGTCCCAGGCTATGGTTTGCAGCAGCAGAGCATGCGCGGGGCTGATTTCCGGAGGGCGGTAGCTGTTGCCGACGGGATTGATGTTCCAGATTCCGGCCAGCATGGTGCAGGCCACCAAGTAGGTTCCGTAGATGCTGGGATGGTAGTTGTCCGAGGCATACAGACTGAAGGAAAGCGTATCCTGGTGGGCGTTGTGGAAAGCCACCCCGGCCGGCAGGACCAACGCGTCCAGATAGGCGCCAATATAGTAATACGCGTCCCGTATGGGTTCATACATTTCCGGATTGTTACGCCAGGCCCAGGTCATGTAAAACCCTGTCAGGGCTCCGGCTTGGTTTATGGCAGTGTTGAGTTGGGCGGCGTATTGGTAGAAGAGGCTGGGATCGGTTTGGGGTCGGCTGCTTTGCTCCTGAAGGACCACCAAATCCCAATCCCCTGTGGCGATGGCGGTTAGTGTGTTCGGATCATTGCAATGGTTTTCCAGGGTGTAGCCGCCCCCGGTCCTGGCATCCACAACGACACGCCATTCCGGATGCGCCGCGTTGACAAGGGCCTGTAAATGGGCATCCACGCCTCCATTGAAATAGGTATGGCTGTTTCCAACCAGCAGAACCCGCCGGCTCTCTTCGTAGGGCAGGCCCCAGTTGATCGTGACCTCCAGGCCGCCGGGGACGAAGTGTAAAGTGATATGGACGGTCGTGGTTTCGCCTGGTTTGACAATCCCGGTTCCGCTTCCCGTGGCGATCAGCAGGGTATCGTTGTAAACGGCGACATCGATGGCGTAAGTGCCCATCTCAAGGTCGGTAAACGTTCCTTCAGCCATGCTTCCTACAATTGGAAGGTCCATTTGATGGGAAAAACCGCCCTTGGTGATGGTCACACTCACCTGCGTGACGTTCAGGCCATGGGCCAGGGCCGGTTCCAGATTGATCCGCACGGGCATTTCTCCGTGGGCTTCAGGCTGGGTGCCGTGTTCACAAGCGAATAGCAACAACAGCGGAATTAGCAAAAGCAAAGGTAATCTTTTCATCTAACTCTCCTGTTCAGGAATGGTCCCTTCGGTTCTTTGACTGTTCCGAAGACCGTTTTCCAGCGTGCTGTGAAGCTTGATGTTGTCAAGTTTTTTCACGTCCTTACATTCCCCGTTTTTAGGGCAGGGTATTATTAAAGGGTTCTTTTTTGTCCACAGGCCTATGTATGGATTGATCTTAACCCGGTCACCGGACTGAAGCATTCACGCGGAAGCATGGTCAACATATAGTTAATGGAGCCATAAATGTTTAGCCACCATAGTATCCTATCTGCCAGGTCCTGAGCGCTCTTGGTCATCTCCCTCTAACGCCTCCCGCCTAATCCTCGCATCAAATGCGGGTATCTTACGGGAGGCACATCAGGGACGAGGTAAAGGGCCTTAACGGCCAGCAGGTAACGCTTCATCCGTGTGGCTTTATACCCCACGAATATGCTTTGCTCGTTCGCGAAAACCCCGGAACCGGGACGACGGCAGTTCCACCCAATCCATTTGAACATGAACCTTAAAAAACGAAAGAGGGATGCGGGTTTGGAGATAGTGCTTGACAGAATTATTTGGCCAGATTTCGATAGCTTTTCAAAGGATACCGTATGAACAAGAAACGCTTCGAAATCGTCGAAGAGCTAGATCCGGCAAGTGTCTCGGGCGTTCCTGACGTGCATAAAAAGCACTATGAGAACTTGGGATACAGACCTTACCGGATGGGTGACGGCAAAGTGAAGTGGCTTACGGAGGGGGAAAAAGCTTATAATAAAACGCGAGGAATGCCAGATCCGAAAAGGAGATCGAAAAAAAAGTTTCATGCCTCAGACGGCAGATTGAGGAAAAAGCGGCGCGACAAAAAGACGCTTTGGACCTTTATCTCCGAATACTGGGTGTTTCTGGTTATGGCCGCGATCACAGTGATCGTGCTGCTGATTTGTTTGCGCTGAGCCAGAAATATGATGTTTACTATGGAGTAATTTAATGAAGATAATGTTATGTAACGATGACGGAGTTTTCGCTCTGGGCATCAGGACCTTGGCCACTCATCTCAGGGAGGCCGGGCATGAGCTGATTATCGTGGCGCCGGACCGGGAACGCAGCGCGGCTTCGCATTCGATAACCCTGCGCCGGGACTTGAGAATGAAACAATTGCAGCCAAATGAATACAGCGTGGACGGCACCCCGGTGGATTGCGTCGTGGTGGCCACCCAGAAAATCCTGAAAGAAGTGCCGGACCTGGTGATCTCAGGCATCAACGCTGGGCAGAACATGGGCGAGGACGTTCTCTACTCCGGAACTGTTGCTGCCGCCTTGGAAGCCAGCCTCTTGGGCTGCAAGGCCATAGCCGTTTCCATCAATTCATATCAGGGGCAGAATTTTGACACAGCAGCCGGCTGGATGGTGAAGCTGCTGGAAATGGGAGTGGACACAATCATTCCAGAGCGCGGCATCCTGAACATCAATTTTCCCAATGTGGTCTCCTCAGAAATAAAAGGTGTCAGGCTAACCAACACGGGACACCGCAAGTATTACAATTTCATCAAGGTGATCGAAGAACTTGAGGACGGCTTTGTTTACCGTATCGGCGGAGACCTGCCCGATTGGGAAATCCAGAAGGGAACAGATGCCGAGGCCATCGCCGATAACTTCATTTCCATCACTCCGTTGGGAGCCAGCCTTACTCTTGGCGACGCTTTTCCCAGCATCCTGGAATGGCTGGAGACCAACTCCCTGCTCCGGATTGAGAATGCCTGATGCGGTTTGAAGACCAGCGAGCGCTTTTGGCGAAGGACCTGGCCCGTTCCGGGATCACGGATGAACGAGTGTTGGCCGCTTTCGCCAAAGTGCCCCGTGAGGTCTATGTGTTGCCTCAATACAGGGATTACGCCTACCGCAACCAACCTCTGCCCATCGAACTGGCCCAAACCATATCCCAGCCTTTGATGATAGCCATCATGCTGCAGTATCTGGAACTCAGGGATACGGACACAGTGCTGGAAATCGGCACCGGTAGCGGCTATCAGAGCGCCTTGTTGGCCGAACTGGCACAAACCGTCTGCACTGTGGAGCGGCTGGAAGCCCTTTCTCTAAAAGCCCAGGGCATACTTAAAGAACAGGGTTATAAAAACATCCATTTCCGCATCGGCGACGGCGCCCAAGGTTGGCAAAAGGCCTATCCAGCCTTCAGGGAATTCAACAAGATTGTGGTAAGTGCCGCTGCTACAGAGATTCCCCCGCGCCTCAAAGAACAACTGGCAGTTGACGGCATTCTGGTTGTGCCCGTGGGAAGTGGTTATTACCAGATCCTGAACAAAGTGGTCCGCACTGCCGAAGGCTTCACCACTAGCGAACACGGCGGCTGCACTTTCGTGCCGCTTATCAGCACATGAAGGAGGATGATTTGGCTTCAAAACTATTGCTTTGGTTCAAGCGTCTGTTCACTGCCGCGGATGCTCACAAAGAACTGCTGCGCTATTCTCTTTTCAAAGATCTTAATTCCCATCAGCGTGCTTTGGTGGCCAGTTTTCTGCACAACAGGGAATTTCGGGCCGGGGAGAGTGTTTTCGAGCGTGGCAATCCGCTGGAAGTGATATATTTCGTGGAATCAGGCGAAATGGAGGTATCACCCCTCTTCGAGGGCGAAGGGTCGACTGTGCTGAAAAAGAACCAATTCATCGGTGTGCTGGACCTGTTTTCCGGCAAAAAACGGCTCAGCAGCGTCAAGGCTCTCACGGACCTGAAGCTGAAAGCTCTCTCTGTGGATGACCTGCAGGAAATGCTGGCCCGTGACCCTGCCCTTGGAGTAAAACTCCTTCAAGCCTGCTGCTGCTTCCTGGGTGGATACATCCGGAGCCGCATCCGCTAACAAGATCATGAACTGGAACCGGCTCATCTTCACCATCATCATCCTGGCAGCCTGCATATTGGCCTTCATTTTTTACCGGCCGCTGCTGATGTACCTTCTGCTGTCGCTGGTGTTGGCCAATTTTCTGGATCCTGTCATTACCTGGATGGAATACAAACGAGTGCCTCGATGGCTGGGAACGCTGATCGTCTATTTGGTCATCCTGGGCTTGCTGGCCTGGCTGATCGCTACCTATGTGCCAGTGCTGATCCGGGAAGGCAATCAGTTCCTGGCCCTGCTTGGCCGAACAGACAGACCGCTGCTGCAAACGATCCTGGAACTGCCCGGCTTCAAGTCGCTTCACGAGTTTGTGGAAAGCCTCGACCATTCGGTTCCCCAGATGGGTTTGCTCACTCGGTTCGAGACTTTTCTGGAGACCGCAGTAACCAAGATCAGTGAATTCCCCCAACTCCTGATTTCCAACTATCAGTCCATACTTGGCTCTCTTGCCATGGTGCTGATGGTGCCCATATTCTCGTTTTTCCTGCTAAGCGACAAAAAATGCATCCGCCGCGGCATGATGAGCCTCGTGCCAAACAAGTATTTCGAGATTTCACTGATCCTGCTGAAGAAGGTCGATGAGAACGTGGGTAATTATCTGCGCGCCATCCTGCTGGAGATGCTGGCGGTTGGCATCATGTCAACAATTGCGCTTGGCATGCTTGGGGTACCCTACTCAGTGGTGATCGGCGCCATTGCAGGCCTAACCAACATCATTCCCTACATCGGCCCCTGGCTGGGAGGCTTTATCGCCGTCTTGGTCATCCTGTTCAGCGGCATGCCGTCGGTGAACATTCTCTGGGCCTGCATTGCCATGTTCCTGGTGCAGCAGGTTGACAACTACGTGGTCTATCCCGCCATTGTGGGAAAAACCATGAAAATGCAACCTTTGTTGGTGATCCTTACGGTATTGGCCGGCAGCTATTTTGGCGGCGTGTTCGGCATGCTGTTCTCCGTGCCTTTGGTTTACATGATCTTCAGCCTGCTCACGGCTACCCAAAAGTATTTGAAAGAATTCCGTATTATCTGAATTGAGGTATAAATGAGTCTGATCGACAAACGTCACTCCTTCCAAGACGCCAAACGCGCTATCGCTGCCGGCTATTATCCTTATTTCCGGGAAATATCTTCGGAACAGGATACCGAGGTTATCTGCAACGGCCAGAAAATGCTTATGCTCGGTTCCAACAGCTATCTGGGGCTCACCACTCATCCCAAGGTGAAGGAAGCCTCCATCGCCGCGGTGAAAAAATATGGCAGTGGCTGTGCCGGATCGCGCTTCCTGAACGGCACCCTGGACATTCACATCCAGCTTGAGGAGGAACTCGCCCGTCTCGTTGGAAAAGGCGCCGCGCTGGCCTATCCAACAGGATACCAAGCCAACCTGGGCTGCATCTCCGCGATAGTGAACAGAGACGAGTTCATGATCACCGACAAGTTTGACCATGCCTCGATCATCGACGGCTGCGCGCTCTCGCTGGGCACCATGCTGCGTTACAACCACAATGACATGGCTGCTCTGGAGCGAGCTCTGAAAAAGACAGACGGCAAAAACAGCCTGGTCATCGTGGACGGAATTTTCTCCATGGAAGGCGACATCGCCAATCTGCCGGAAATAGTGAAGCTCTGCCAGAAATACGGAGCCAGCCTGATGGTGGACGAAGCCCATTCTCTAGGCGTTTTGGGTAAAAAGGGGGCCGGCGCCGCCGAGCATTTTGGCCTCATCGCCGAGACAGACCTGATCATGGGGACCTTCAGCAAATCTTTGGCCTCCGTGGGCGGCTTCATCGCCGCAGACGAAGAGGTGATCCACTATCTGAAGCACAAATCCCGTGCCCTGATCTTTTCCGCTTCGTTGCCCCCGGCCTCCACAGCCAGCGTGTTGGCAGCATTGAAGATCATGGAGTCCGAACCGGAGCGGATCGAACGCCTTTGGGAAATCACACACTACATGCTAAGAGAGTTTCAGGCAATGGGTTACGACACCGGGACATCCTGCACACCGGTGATTCCGCTACATGTGGGCGAGATGAAGGTCGCCTTTGAAATGTGGAAACGCCTTGGCGAAGAGGGCGTCTTTATCAATCCCGTTGTGCCGCCGGCCGTTCCGCCAAACTCCTGTCTCATCCGCACATCCTTTATGGCCACCCACACGAATGAACAACTGGATTTCGCCCTGGACAAGTTCCGCACCATCGGGAAGCAACTCGGCGTAATTTGACGCCGCCTGATTTGATTTTCAACATATAAAATATAGCCATACCAGGAGGAAACATGGCCAGTAAAAGCAGTGCCGAATATTACGGCAGCCTGAAAGAGATGTCTCCGATCCGCGCCATCGCCGAGACGCTCATGAACAACGACAAAGTGCGCAAAATCGACATCCGCCAAGCCTATGAAATGGCGAAGAAACAGCCCGGCATAACCGTTACCGACCTCCCCGTCTATCCGGAATTTGTGAAACTGCACAATCTTCCCGCTGATGCCAAAGTGTTGGACGACTGCCACGGCAACATCATTGGCCGCACCGCGAAAGCCCGCCGTTTTTACCATCGCCTAGACGCCAGCAAGAAAAACAAGCTGGAAGGCGACTTCCGCGAAGCAGTATGGCAAATGCAGCACTACCCGCTGGTTAAGGCTGAGGCGATCCTCGGAATGGACAAAGACCTGATGCTAAAAGCCACCTTCATCACCACGGAGAGCGACGTCGCCAACCTTTACAACTGGCTGCTGAACTTCGCGCCTTACGAACAGCTCAAAGAACAGTATGAAGCCAGCCCCAAACTGCCCATCCAGGACATCATCCTCATCGCCTTCAACGAATGGACCTGCGACGATCCTTTCTACAACAACGTCGGCGCGCCCCAGTTGGCCCTCGTGGACGAAAAGCACAACGTGATCGTCAACCTGGGCATGCGCTATTTCGGTGAAAGGAAAAAAGGCACCCTCACCCTGGCCTGGACTTCCGGCATCCGCATCGGCATGGCCGCTTGTCACGGTGGCATCAAGGAACTGGATTTCTCCACCTGCGACGACCCCAAATTCCACGCCCTCGGCAAACGCTCCATCGCCTTCTACGGCCTCTCCGGCACGGGAAAATCCTCCCACACGAACAGCCACGACAACGCCGGCACCATGCCTCAGGGTGTGTCCAAAGTTGTGCTTCACGACGACGCCTTCCAGATCGACCTGGAAAACAAGATCTGCCGCGTGTGGGAACCCACCCTCTTTGACAAGACGGACAGCCGTCCGCCGGACCATCCGGACTGGAAATATGCCCTCGCCGTGATGAACCACGCGGTTGTGGAACTCGACGGCAAGCGGATCCCCATCGGCCAGGACACCCGCAACCAAAACGGCCGTGCCCTGCTCGACCGCTCCCTGTTGGGCAATTACGTGAACCGCTGCGCTTTCCCCAAGGCTTTGGTCTGGCTGATGAAAGACTCCGCGCTGCCTCCCATCCTCAAACTGGCGGACAAACACCTTGCCATCGCCATGGGCGCTGCGCTCATGACCCAGCGCAACCGGGCCGAGAACGTCACCGAGGACGAGCTTAAAAAACTGGTCTTCGAGCCTTTCGCCAATCCATTCCGCGTTTATGAGCTTTACCGCGACGTCGAAGCTTTCATTCAGGTGGCCGACAACGGTGCGGATTTCTATTGCTTCAACTCCCGCGGTTACTGGAAAGAATCTGACGAAGTGCTGGAAGCCATTCCGCTCAAAACCTCCCTCACCCTCCAGACCGCCATCCTGCTCGACCAACTGCAGTGGGAACCCTGGACCGCCCTGCCCGGAGCGATGATTCCCACCCGCGAAAGCATCGAAAAGATCCTGCCCGGTTATTACGACCTCTACGATCCGGCCAAACGCGGCAACCTGGACAAATACCAGGAACTGCTGAAAGACCGCTTCCAGCAGCGCCGCGATTTCCTTATGGGCAGCGACCTCCAGGAAAAACCCGAACTCCAGAAACTGGTGGTGGATGCCCTCAACCTGAAAATCTGAGCAACTCAACCAATCATAATGAAGAAGCCCGGTTATGCCGGGCTTTTTTCTGGCTTAGGAAAAGGCTCATGTTCAGATGGAGTGGGCGCGGTTGCCCTCATTCCAGCTTCAAAGTCCTTTCGAATGAGCGTAGCGATGCCGGTTGGCCGTTAAGGCCCTTTCCTGTGTTCCTGTCGTGCCTCCCGCATGATGCCCGCATTTGATGCGAGTATTGTGCGGGAGGCATGGGAGTGGGATGGAAAAGGGCGCTCAGGGTGTAGCCACCGGGAATTATCGGCGGGCGAACCAGTTATCTTCCGGTAAATAGTTCCGGGCGTGGATGATATCCTGTTTCATCCAGGCCAGATACTCCGGCGAGCCTTCCCTGATCTGTTCAAAGAAGCAGGCGAACATCAGGAAGCGGCGGTAATTGAGGAAAAGTTCCACGCAGCCGTATTCTTCAGCAGGCAGCGTGTTTTCGCTTTCGTAAGCCTCCATGAAAGGGGTGATGAAAATGGCGTCCAGTTCGGCATCGCGCCTGGCCCAGGGGGAATGGAAATTCACGCGCGAATACTCGCTGTAAACGCAGATGGCGATTTCCACCATGAACCAGAGATAGTTCGCCACGTCGAAATCGATCAGGATGAGGCGGTTGTCCTCTGCCAGGATATTGCCGGGATGGGGGTCATTGTGTAAAAAGCCGTGATTGTCGCGGGTGACTGGAAGGGCATCCAGTTCGGTTTTCATCACAGACCAGGCAGCACGGACCTCATCGTCTTGAAACCGGCGGTGGAAAACCTCCCACTCTCGCTGCCGGCTGATAAGAGGGCTGCCGCTGGCGTCTATGCAGGCGGAATGTTGCCACTGGGGCCAGCTTTTGGCCAGACGGTGCATTTTTCCCAGCATCTCCCCCCAGCGTCTGTAAAAATCTGAGCAATCGCGCGGATCGCCTAACTGGACTTGCTTTCCGGACACCATCCTCCAGGCGTAAACAATATATTCTTGAGTGCCGCAGGTGACGGCCTCCGCCAGCCTGCCCGCCTCCGAATGCAGAGGGGGCAAGGTATCCACACCGTTCCGGCTTAGCCATTCCTGCCAGGCTTGACGCTCCGCCACGCTGGCCAGGGAGCGTTGAGAACCTGCTGGCATCACCTTGAGCAAGCGGTCTTCCCCCTGGCGGGAATAGCTGTAGATAGTGCCGTCTGACCAGGCATGGCCTACGGCGAAGTATTCCGGTGGCTTATCCCAAGGGTAAAGCTCTTTCAAAGCTTCACGCAAATCCTCCGGCATCGGCCTGAGGCCTATCGCGCCGGGTTGTTTAGTGTTGCTGTTTTCCATATCAGTTCACTTTCAAAGCTCTGGGCCAAAGGATTTACCGGACCGCGGTGGCGTCAAGGAAAAGTCGGTGGGGCAGTGCTGGGCGATGCCGAACCTATTAAGCAATGATGCGAATATTTTACTTGACAATGGGGGGGTAAAGAGAATCGTTTCCATGGGGTGGTTTGGATTTTTATGGAATATATTGGCCGCCCGACGAGGTTCAACATGAAACGTTTTGCTTTGCTTTTGCTTTGGCTCGGTTGCGCTGTGGGAATGCTTTGCGCCCAAATCCCCTTGTATGAGATCTCCGTTCCTCCGGTTTTCGTTACCCAAAGCTATTACGACTATGTGATGGGCGGCTACAGCGACCTGCCCGTGGCCGAGTTTGCACCGGACCAGGGCAGCGGCCGGGTGATGGTCTATCATGCCAAGCGGGGAAGCTACTCCAGCCCGCGCAAGGTCTATTTCAGCTACATCGACGCCGCGGGGCAGATGCAGACTGTGGTTGATCCCTGGCAGGACGTGGATACGCAGATGGGCTTCGCTTCGCTGGCTTGGGACCAAAGCAGCGGAAAG of the Candidatus Cloacimonadota bacterium genome contains:
- a CDS encoding protein-L-isoaspartate(D-aspartate) O-methyltransferase, producing MRFEDQRALLAKDLARSGITDERVLAAFAKVPREVYVLPQYRDYAYRNQPLPIELAQTISQPLMIAIMLQYLELRDTDTVLEIGTGSGYQSALLAELAQTVCTVERLEALSLKAQGILKEQGYKNIHFRIGDGAQGWQKAYPAFREFNKIVVSAAATEIPPRLKEQLAVDGILVVPVGSGYYQILNKVVRTAEGFTTSEHGGCTFVPLIST
- a CDS encoding phosphoenolpyruvate carboxykinase (ATP); protein product: MASKSSAEYYGSLKEMSPIRAIAETLMNNDKVRKIDIRQAYEMAKKQPGITVTDLPVYPEFVKLHNLPADAKVLDDCHGNIIGRTAKARRFYHRLDASKKNKLEGDFREAVWQMQHYPLVKAEAILGMDKDLMLKATFITTESDVANLYNWLLNFAPYEQLKEQYEASPKLPIQDIILIAFNEWTCDDPFYNNVGAPQLALVDEKHNVIVNLGMRYFGERKKGTLTLAWTSGIRIGMAACHGGIKELDFSTCDDPKFHALGKRSIAFYGLSGTGKSSHTNSHDNAGTMPQGVSKVVLHDDAFQIDLENKICRVWEPTLFDKTDSRPPDHPDWKYALAVMNHAVVELDGKRIPIGQDTRNQNGRALLDRSLLGNYVNRCAFPKALVWLMKDSALPPILKLADKHLAIAMGAALMTQRNRAENVTEDELKKLVFEPFANPFRVYELYRDVEAFIQVADNGADFYCFNSRGYWKESDEVLEAIPLKTSLTLQTAILLDQLQWEPWTALPGAMIPTRESIEKILPGYYDLYDPAKRGNLDKYQELLKDRFQQRRDFLMGSDLQEKPELQKLVVDALNLKI
- a CDS encoding AI-2E family transporter, which codes for MNWNRLIFTIIILAACILAFIFYRPLLMYLLLSLVLANFLDPVITWMEYKRVPRWLGTLIVYLVILGLLAWLIATYVPVLIREGNQFLALLGRTDRPLLQTILELPGFKSLHEFVESLDHSVPQMGLLTRFETFLETAVTKISEFPQLLISNYQSILGSLAMVLMVPIFSFFLLSDKKCIRRGMMSLVPNKYFEISLILLKKVDENVGNYLRAILLEMLAVGIMSTIALGMLGVPYSVVIGAIAGLTNIIPYIGPWLGGFIAVLVILFSGMPSVNILWACIAMFLVQQVDNYVVYPAIVGKTMKMQPLLVILTVLAGSYFGGVFGMLFSVPLVYMIFSLLTATQKYLKEFRII
- a CDS encoding pyridoxal phosphate-dependent aminotransferase family protein — its product is MSLIDKRHSFQDAKRAIAAGYYPYFREISSEQDTEVICNGQKMLMLGSNSYLGLTTHPKVKEASIAAVKKYGSGCAGSRFLNGTLDIHIQLEEELARLVGKGAALAYPTGYQANLGCISAIVNRDEFMITDKFDHASIIDGCALSLGTMLRYNHNDMAALERALKKTDGKNSLVIVDGIFSMEGDIANLPEIVKLCQKYGASLMVDEAHSLGVLGKKGAGAAEHFGLIAETDLIMGTFSKSLASVGGFIAADEEVIHYLKHKSRALIFSASLPPASTASVLAALKIMESEPERIERLWEITHYMLREFQAMGYDTGTSCTPVIPLHVGEMKVAFEMWKRLGEEGVFINPVVPPAVPPNSCLIRTSFMATHTNEQLDFALDKFRTIGKQLGVI
- a CDS encoding cyclic nucleotide-binding domain-containing protein; its protein translation is MASKLLLWFKRLFTAADAHKELLRYSLFKDLNSHQRALVASFLHNREFRAGESVFERGNPLEVIYFVESGEMEVSPLFEGEGSTVLKKNQFIGVLDLFSGKKRLSSVKALTDLKLKALSVDDLQEMLARDPALGVKLLQACCCFLGGYIRSRIR